In Deltaproteobacteria bacterium, the sequence CTCAGGAACAGTTGTATCGCAACGCCGTTGAAGCGGTGCGGCTTAGCGAGAAATCGGTTCCGCAGTTTCGACCGATTGAGCGGCCGAAGGAAACGTGATTTGAGGCTACGTTGCCTCGCACAATCGCTTTCTGAAAGGGCTCCTGCCCGCGGCGCCCCGCGCCAGCGCAACGGCCCCGAGAACCACGGCGTCGTCCCCCAACTCCGAAACGACCACGTGGCCCCCTTCGCGCGCGCCGGGTAAACGGTCGGCGTCAACAATGCGACGGATGATGGGAACGACGAAATCACCGCAGGCTTCAATGACGCCCCCACCAAGAACAATCACTTCTGGGTCAATCAGGTGCCGGATGGTGAGACAAGCGTAGCCAAGCACCTCGGCTGCTCGCGTCATGACTTCCGTCACGACTTCGTCACCGGTTGCCACAGTCTAGACTACTCGGGCCAAGCGGGCATCAAGCCGGGTTTCCATCTCGAAGGCAACAGGATCATCGGGGAATACAAGGACAAGAACGGGTTCGGGGCGCGTATCGAGGTCAGGACCACCTGCGTCAACAGCCTCGAATTTTCCTGGGCCCTGAAAAGGCTGAACGGCGAGGGTTAATTTTCCGATACCCAAGAAGCGCATTTTCTCTGAAATGAAACCGGCCGTACGGGGAAAACCCCGAACGGCCGGTTGTGTTTCGGGAGGCCGAAAGGGTCTATTCGATTTTCAGGATTTCGAACAGGTTGCCGGTCACTCGTACCGTGACCCGAGCCTGGACCGGTTTTTTGAGTTTTTTTCCGAACACCTTTTCGTGTTGCTCCGGAACAAGGGACTTGTCCTTACTCTGGGCTTTCTTGCCCTCGTGTTCGGCTGTGAGAGTGCCTGAACCACGGTCCCATTTTAGAATGGCGTTCTCCCAGATGATATCCTCGGCACTGGCCAAGACGGAGGGGGCGGCTGTTCCGGGGGTTCCATGGGGGTCAGCAGACGATCCGCCAGAGACAGTCGACGCTTCAGCCAGGGCGAAGCGGCCATAGCCCACCGCAGTCTTGCCTCCGAAGCCCAGTTCGGTGAAGGCCGTGTCGAACATTTCCCGCACCGACGTCTCGTCCTCGGGGCCGAAGGTACGTTCCACGGCCTGCCGTTCTTCCTTTACGGGCTTGGCTAGAGGTGAGGCCAGCACCCGGAAGACAAAAACCGTGCCTTCGGGAACGGACAGGAACTTGACCGGGATGGGGTCTTCGCAATCGACAGGACCTGTCTCTTTTTCTTGAGGGGTCGAAGCACCATAGTACTTATGGTAATGCGGGTTCATGATATCCGGTTTGAGCACCGGTATCTGTTCTGGATACGCATCCAGAAAGACAAGCTGGCCGCGTACTCCGTCCTCGGCTCCTGTGTCCGTGTCCCCGAAGTATTTGCGCAGAGAGGGTTCGCGGTCGTCGAGCTCCCATTGGTTGCCGTGCTCGTCGTGATGGAAACGGCCCTTGTCGTCCAGGCGGCCCTTGTGCATCCAGGCCTCGGCTTGTCCCGAGCGCGTCAGGTTCACGGCTTGGGCTAGCCGGAGAACGCCCTTGACGGCGCTGGCTGGAAGATACGGTACGCCGGTGTTGCGGTCCAAAATAAAGCCCGTTTCCGTGGGGTGCCCGCTGCCCAGGCCGGATACAAAAGGAGTTTGCAGACTGGCCCGGATTTCCAGGGCCGGGCGTCCTTCCTGGCGAGCCTGATCGAGAACGGTTTTCTGCCTTCGGTGGAGGGCCTGCAGAGCGCTGGCTGCCGCGGGCAGCATGGTCTGGGACCGATTGCCAAGCTCGACGATGGAGGAATCCATGATTGGTTTGGAATTGTTTTGCTGGATTCCCGCTTGAAACTCGGCCTTGATGTTCGCCCCAGTAATTCGCCATTGCGTCATGCGGGAAAAAAACAACCCGAAGTTGCCCCGTGTTCCGGCATGCAAAAGATCGCTTTGAAACTTCGGTACCACGTACATATCACACCTCGAAAGCCCGGGCGTAGCGCTTGAGCCATTGGAGCATGGCCAAGGCCTCCCTTTGGGCGGTCAGGTAGTCGCCTTGTTCGAGTCCGGCGAATTTTTGAAGAAATAACATGTCCTTATCGGCTTTCAAGAGCGGAATTTCTTTTTCCAACCAACTTCTGATGATCGAGAATGTAGATGAATGCTTGGCGCTGTCCCGTTTGGAGAGGAGAAAGGCCAGGGTCTGGGCCACACCGTTGGTCAAGATCATGGTCGGCACGCCGACGATGAAATTGGCCGTATCCTTGTCAACGCCGCGAGGGAATTTGTCGTCGATGGCCCTCAAGGCGTATTCTGAACGTGTCTGTTCCTTGGTCCGCATGATATGCCCTCCCTACATCCAGGTGAGTTCGAAAATGCCACGGCCCAGGGTCTCGTCCCCCCCGATCTGGAGGTGTGAAGCCATGGTCTGACGGATGAATCCGGCCACGGTCTCGGCCGAATGGGTGCCATTGCCTTCCCGGGACGAGCCCCACAAAAGCACGCTGTACATGATGGCATCGGCCGGGAGTTCCTCCTGATAGCGCAGGGAGCCGCTCTGGGTCGTGCCCGTGGACTGATCGATCTTGATCTGGGCCATGACTTGGGTGCAACTCGTGACCCCGTAGCTGAAGACCTCGTCGTGGACGAGGAGCAGGCGATCGGCCCCTTTCAGGTACGGCTGCAACGCATCAAGGGCTTTGATCGCTTCTCCTCCGTCCACGGTCTCGACCTCCATGTCCTCTAGGAGCACCCGGCCCTTGACCTGACCGGATAGGACCCAGGC encodes:
- the cmr5 gene encoding type III-B CRISPR module-associated protein Cmr5 translates to MRTKEQTRSEYALRAIDDKFPRGVDKDTANFIVGVPTMILTNGVAQTLAFLLSKRDSAKHSSTFSIIRSWLEKEIPLLKADKDMLFLQKFAGLEQGDYLTAQREALAMLQWLKRYARAFEV
- a CDS encoding ROK family protein translates to MTEVMTRAAEVLGYACLTIRHLIDPEVIVLGGGVIEACGDFVVPIIRRIVDADRLPGAREGGHVVVSELGDDAVVLGAVALARGAAGRSPFRKRLCEAT
- the cmr6 gene encoding type III-B CRISPR module RAMP protein Cmr6, whose amino-acid sequence is MYVVPKFQSDLLHAGTRGNFGLFFSRMTQWRITGANIKAEFQAGIQQNNSKPIMDSSIVELGNRSQTMLPAAASALQALHRRQKTVLDQARQEGRPALEIRASLQTPFVSGLGSGHPTETGFILDRNTGVPYLPASAVKGVLRLAQAVNLTRSGQAEAWMHKGRLDDKGRFHHDEHGNQWELDDREPSLRKYFGDTDTGAEDGVRGQLVFLDAYPEQIPVLKPDIMNPHYHKYYGASTPQEKETGPVDCEDPIPVKFLSVPEGTVFVFRVLASPLAKPVKEERQAVERTFGPEDETSVREMFDTAFTELGFGGKTAVGYGRFALAEASTVSGGSSADPHGTPGTAAPSVLASAEDIIWENAILKWDRGSGTLTAEHEGKKAQSKDKSLVPEQHEKVFGKKLKKPVQARVTVRVTGNLFEILKIE